A window of Euwallacea fornicatus isolate EFF26 chromosome 25, ASM4011564v1, whole genome shotgun sequence contains these coding sequences:
- the LOC136347005 gene encoding uncharacterized protein isoform X1, with translation MQAKVNPLPDPYSDYNNKNSISNNYNEIQGDSGTLTVFSGGTASPGGRVLQRQWVTLTAGMWPPSEASSTQPLAPPSGRLPVLAAVFCGAALVVALLGACLLYWCCVMPRKDNKHYCLRKVDPNMSNSSTQVPGHQQPAYPISQAAVFAEQKRCGWGYSNRVIAGGGPLQPNPWYTGRVIGGPQCTQCPGVCPVPRSSSSPGSHTHHHGSTTTSSIRRQRPVSQPIPSSVHINGDIVPNEPLPEISEFSPNSPQYASSSILDEVCGKDEGSQTSDEPALKTRSLPAWVRSKPRPLSTEDDLNDLYAKVNFSKKRKNRMRNDEAAIIALSKSRSQFLHKDTDSLVDNEAVIVYDERTAL, from the exons GTGATTCCGGCACTCTCACCGTCTTCTCCGGGGGTACCGCCTCTCCAGGAGGGCGAGTACTCCAACGTCAATGGGTCACGTTAACGGCCGGAATGTGGCCTCCTTCAGAAGCCAGCTCCACTCAGCCCTTGGCGCCCCCCTCTGGCCGATTACCTGTTTTAGCTGCCGTATTCTGTGGGGCCGCCTTGGTGGTCGCCCTCTTGGGGGCCTGCCTGCTCTATTGGTGCTGTGTAATGCCTCGCAAGGATAACAAACATTATT GTTTAAGGAAAGTCGATCCCAACATGTCCAACTCTTCGACTCAAGTCCCCGGACATCAACAACCTGCGTATCCGATCAGCCAAGCAGCGGTATTTGCCGAACAAAAAAG GTGTGGTTGGGGATATAGCAATCGAGTCATAGCCGGAGGTGGGCCACTTCAGCCCAATCCTTGGTATACCGGGAGAGTGATCGGCGGTCCGCAATGCACGCAATGTCCAGGGGTGTGTCCGGTGCCCAGGAGCAGCAGCAGCCCCGGATCACAT aCGCATCATCATGGAAGCACAACTACTTCTTCAATACGAAGACAACGACCCGTTAGTCAACCGATTCCTTCTAGTGTTCACATAAACGGGGACATAGTCCCCAATGAGCCTCTGCCAGAGATATCCGAATTCAGTCCCAACAGCCCTCAGTACGCGTCTAGCAGCA TTCTAGATGAGGTTTGCGGCAAAGATGAGGGGAGTCAAACATCTGATGAACCCGCTCTGAAGACGCGCAGCTTACCAGCATGGGTGAGGTCGAAACCTCGGCCTTTATCTACTGAAGATGATCTGAATGACCTTTACGCCAAG GTTAATTTCAGtaagaaacgaaaaaatcGAATGCGAAACGACGAGGCAGCTATAATAGCTTTGAGTAAGTCGAGAAGCCAGTTCTTGCATAAAGATACTGACTCGTTGGTTGACAACGAGGCCGTCATTGTTTATGATGAACGAACCGCTTTATAG
- the LOC136347005 gene encoding uncharacterized protein isoform X2, with protein sequence MWPPSEASSTQPLAPPSGRLPVLAAVFCGAALVVALLGACLLYWCCVMPRKDNKHYCLRKVDPNMSNSSTQVPGHQQPAYPISQAAVFAEQKRCGWGYSNRVIAGGGPLQPNPWYTGRVIGGPQCTQCPGVCPVPRSSSSPGSHTHHHGSTTTSSIRRQRPVSQPIPSSVHINGDIVPNEPLPEISEFSPNSPQYASSSILDEVCGKDEGSQTSDEPALKTRSLPAWVRSKPRPLSTEDDLNDLYAKVNFSKKRKNRMRNDEAAIIALSKSRSQFLHKDTDSLVDNEAVIVYDERTAL encoded by the exons ATGTGGCCTCCTTCAGAAGCCAGCTCCACTCAGCCCTTGGCGCCCCCCTCTGGCCGATTACCTGTTTTAGCTGCCGTATTCTGTGGGGCCGCCTTGGTGGTCGCCCTCTTGGGGGCCTGCCTGCTCTATTGGTGCTGTGTAATGCCTCGCAAGGATAACAAACATTATT GTTTAAGGAAAGTCGATCCCAACATGTCCAACTCTTCGACTCAAGTCCCCGGACATCAACAACCTGCGTATCCGATCAGCCAAGCAGCGGTATTTGCCGAACAAAAAAG GTGTGGTTGGGGATATAGCAATCGAGTCATAGCCGGAGGTGGGCCACTTCAGCCCAATCCTTGGTATACCGGGAGAGTGATCGGCGGTCCGCAATGCACGCAATGTCCAGGGGTGTGTCCGGTGCCCAGGAGCAGCAGCAGCCCCGGATCACAT aCGCATCATCATGGAAGCACAACTACTTCTTCAATACGAAGACAACGACCCGTTAGTCAACCGATTCCTTCTAGTGTTCACATAAACGGGGACATAGTCCCCAATGAGCCTCTGCCAGAGATATCCGAATTCAGTCCCAACAGCCCTCAGTACGCGTCTAGCAGCA TTCTAGATGAGGTTTGCGGCAAAGATGAGGGGAGTCAAACATCTGATGAACCCGCTCTGAAGACGCGCAGCTTACCAGCATGGGTGAGGTCGAAACCTCGGCCTTTATCTACTGAAGATGATCTGAATGACCTTTACGCCAAG GTTAATTTCAGtaagaaacgaaaaaatcGAATGCGAAACGACGAGGCAGCTATAATAGCTTTGAGTAAGTCGAGAAGCCAGTTCTTGCATAAAGATACTGACTCGTTGGTTGACAACGAGGCCGTCATTGTTTATGATGAACGAACCGCTTTATAG
- the LOC136346878 gene encoding uncharacterized protein isoform X1 — translation MVCKEEVLTWFKDLDSFKRIDILCELINMCLPFELRFLGSYVEETGKHSCQELRQQALSANDVDKLEKDPSLKNQTLYDENIRHRMLLNVSLLKSRNYNVANWYSKKFLRTDYVEELIGREKDDVVQTELLLLFTMASRHPAFSFEHKQFYNRIVTQLYELRERSSRFCTHRYPPGFEYPNVCRNMKAHDSIPFTMGVPIMHPPGLPPHYMGHFRAAWPGMNCGAPPEIPPFSHQAPLQPTLPPTSPLVSSPNQSRSGSPRSVSRPPTFSMVTSTPSTVTMPPVNAPGVVPPGHPAAISTPLIMTCPGTTGMSTLVPIDALAPPASLGQSNQHSPILNQLKCVSEPENDELNSTLKGESPQKGLPPKINPWMNSSLVNPEGKQINGLRIAHMFPPPVNVRTSMADQMQPITDEGSHYHSSSSSSPLQTPPETPSNLAPTPPNRVHLEKNRVNGLPNFLPPFGDTTSPPPPAFTFPAFTPMGHRYFNNPGYRPPVTTVFGQFAPNQAPFQGAQPSGPDSAAPSYHTVFTTPAYVSVLYSSYPPNPQHPPAAPVPPRNHPLGCYNCGASNHLGQECPQQNIDDITQKNTYSVDFSPGTSDTEK, via the exons ATGGTGTGTAAGGAAGAAGTATTGACATGGTTTAAGGACTTGGATAGTTTTAAAAGAATAGATATATTATGTGAACTGATAAATATGTGTCTACCGTTCGAATTGCGCTTCCTGGGCAGCTATGTAGAGGAAACAGGCAAGCACAGTTGTCAAGAATTAAGGCAGCAGGCATTGTCCGCCAACGATGTGGACAAACTGGAAAAAGATCCCAGTTTAAAAAACCAAACTTTATATGATGAAAATATTCGGCATCGGATGCTTTTAAACGTGTCTCTGTTAAAATCTAGGAACTATAATGTAGCCAATTGGtattcaaaaaagttcttaaggACAGACTATGTCGAAGAGTTGATTGGTAGGGAGAAGGACGATGTGGTACAAACCGAACTTTTATTGTTATTCACGATGGCCTCGCGACATCCGGCGTTTAGTTTCGAACATAAGCAGTTTTACAACCGGATAGTCACCCAGCTCTATGAGTTACGGGAGAGATCTAGTAGGTTTTGTACTCATAGGTATCCCCCAGGGTTTGAATACCCAAATGTTTGCAGGAATATGAAG GCTCATGACAGCATCCCATTTACAATGGGAGTACCGATCATGCATCCGCCTGGACTTCCTCCACACTACATGGGTCATTTTAGGGCGGCCTGGCCCGGAATGAATTGTGGAGCACCCCCGGAG ATACCGCCTTTTTCTCACCAAGCACCACTTCAGCCAACGCTTCCCCCAACGTCACCTCTAGTCAGTTCGCCGAATCAATCACGCAGTGGCTCACCACGTTCCGTTTCGAGACCGCCGACGTTTTCAATGGTAACGTCGACACCATCAACG GTGACGATGCCTCCAGTAAATGCTCCGGGCGTAGTCCCTCCCGGGCATCCTGCAGCAATAAGCACACCTCTTATTATGACATGTCCCGGAACAACGGGTATGTCAACTCTAGTTCCTATAGATGCTTTAGCTCCACCTGCTTCTTTGGGTCAATCCAATCAACATTCTCCAATACTTAATCAACTCAAATGTGTTTCGGAACCGGAGAATGACGAA ctGAACTCCACTTTAAAAGGGGAATCCCCGCAAAAGGGGCTCCCACCAAAGATCAACCCTTGGATGAACTCCTCCTTGGTCAATCCTGAAGGAAAGCAGATTAACGGGTTGCGGATAGCACACATGTTTCCTCCTCCCGTTAATGTGCGAACTTCAATGGCGGATCAGATGCAGCCAATAACGGACGAGGGTTCGCACTATCATTCGTCCAGTAGCAG CAGTCCGTTACAAACCCCGCCCGAAACACCTTCCAATTTGGCTCCAACGCCTCCCAATCGCGTTCATTTAGAGAAGAACAGGGTGAATGGTTTACCAAACTTCTTACCTCCATTTGGAGACACGACGTCACCGCCTCCACCCGCGTTTACCTTCCCGGCTTTCACACCAATGGGCCATAG ATATTTCAACAATCCCGGGTATCGGCCGCCAGTTACCACGGTCTTCGGACAGTTCGCCCCGAACCAAGCGCCCTTTCAGGGGGCGCAACCCTCGGGCCCCGATTCCGCCGCTCCTTCCTATCACACCGTCTTTACCACTCCCGCTTATGTCTCCGTACTGTATTCCAGTTACCCTCCCAATCCTCAACATCCCCCGGCGGCCCCTGTACCTCCCAGAAACCATCCCCTGGGGTGCTACAATTGTGGCGCATCGAACCACTTGGGACAGGAATGTCCGCAGCAGAACATCGATGATATTACGCAGAAAAATACATATAG CGTCGACTTTAGTCCAGGGACCTCGGATACCGAGAAGTGA
- the LOC136346878 gene encoding uncharacterized protein isoform X2, producing the protein MVCKEEVLTWFKDLDSFKRIDILCELINMCLPFELRFLGSYVEETGKHSCQELRQQALSANDVDKLEKDPSLKNQTLYDENIRHRMLLNVSLLKSRNYNVANWYSKKFLRTDYVEELIGREKDDVVQTELLLLFTMASRHPAFSFEHKQFYNRIVTQLYELRERSSRFCTHRYPPGFEYPNVCRNMKAHDSIPFTMGVPIMHPPGLPPHYMGHFRAAWPGMNCGAPPEIPPFSHQAPLQPTLPPTSPLVSSPNQSRSGSPRSVSRPPTFSMVTSTPSTVTMPPVNAPGVVPPGHPAAISTPLIMTCPGTTGMSTLVPIDALAPPASLGQSNQHSPILNQLKCVSEPENDELNSTLKGESPQKGLPPKINPWMNSSLVNPEGKQINGLRIAHMFPPPVNVRTSMADQMQPITDEGSHYHSSSSSPLQTPPETPSNLAPTPPNRVHLEKNRVNGLPNFLPPFGDTTSPPPPAFTFPAFTPMGHRYFNNPGYRPPVTTVFGQFAPNQAPFQGAQPSGPDSAAPSYHTVFTTPAYVSVLYSSYPPNPQHPPAAPVPPRNHPLGCYNCGASNHLGQECPQQNIDDITQKNTYSVDFSPGTSDTEK; encoded by the exons ATGGTGTGTAAGGAAGAAGTATTGACATGGTTTAAGGACTTGGATAGTTTTAAAAGAATAGATATATTATGTGAACTGATAAATATGTGTCTACCGTTCGAATTGCGCTTCCTGGGCAGCTATGTAGAGGAAACAGGCAAGCACAGTTGTCAAGAATTAAGGCAGCAGGCATTGTCCGCCAACGATGTGGACAAACTGGAAAAAGATCCCAGTTTAAAAAACCAAACTTTATATGATGAAAATATTCGGCATCGGATGCTTTTAAACGTGTCTCTGTTAAAATCTAGGAACTATAATGTAGCCAATTGGtattcaaaaaagttcttaaggACAGACTATGTCGAAGAGTTGATTGGTAGGGAGAAGGACGATGTGGTACAAACCGAACTTTTATTGTTATTCACGATGGCCTCGCGACATCCGGCGTTTAGTTTCGAACATAAGCAGTTTTACAACCGGATAGTCACCCAGCTCTATGAGTTACGGGAGAGATCTAGTAGGTTTTGTACTCATAGGTATCCCCCAGGGTTTGAATACCCAAATGTTTGCAGGAATATGAAG GCTCATGACAGCATCCCATTTACAATGGGAGTACCGATCATGCATCCGCCTGGACTTCCTCCACACTACATGGGTCATTTTAGGGCGGCCTGGCCCGGAATGAATTGTGGAGCACCCCCGGAG ATACCGCCTTTTTCTCACCAAGCACCACTTCAGCCAACGCTTCCCCCAACGTCACCTCTAGTCAGTTCGCCGAATCAATCACGCAGTGGCTCACCACGTTCCGTTTCGAGACCGCCGACGTTTTCAATGGTAACGTCGACACCATCAACG GTGACGATGCCTCCAGTAAATGCTCCGGGCGTAGTCCCTCCCGGGCATCCTGCAGCAATAAGCACACCTCTTATTATGACATGTCCCGGAACAACGGGTATGTCAACTCTAGTTCCTATAGATGCTTTAGCTCCACCTGCTTCTTTGGGTCAATCCAATCAACATTCTCCAATACTTAATCAACTCAAATGTGTTTCGGAACCGGAGAATGACGAA ctGAACTCCACTTTAAAAGGGGAATCCCCGCAAAAGGGGCTCCCACCAAAGATCAACCCTTGGATGAACTCCTCCTTGGTCAATCCTGAAGGAAAGCAGATTAACGGGTTGCGGATAGCACACATGTTTCCTCCTCCCGTTAATGTGCGAACTTCAATGGCGGATCAGATGCAGCCAATAACGGACGAGGGTTCGCACTATCATTCGTCCAGTAGCAG TCCGTTACAAACCCCGCCCGAAACACCTTCCAATTTGGCTCCAACGCCTCCCAATCGCGTTCATTTAGAGAAGAACAGGGTGAATGGTTTACCAAACTTCTTACCTCCATTTGGAGACACGACGTCACCGCCTCCACCCGCGTTTACCTTCCCGGCTTTCACACCAATGGGCCATAG ATATTTCAACAATCCCGGGTATCGGCCGCCAGTTACCACGGTCTTCGGACAGTTCGCCCCGAACCAAGCGCCCTTTCAGGGGGCGCAACCCTCGGGCCCCGATTCCGCCGCTCCTTCCTATCACACCGTCTTTACCACTCCCGCTTATGTCTCCGTACTGTATTCCAGTTACCCTCCCAATCCTCAACATCCCCCGGCGGCCCCTGTACCTCCCAGAAACCATCCCCTGGGGTGCTACAATTGTGGCGCATCGAACCACTTGGGACAGGAATGTCCGCAGCAGAACATCGATGATATTACGCAGAAAAATACATATAG CGTCGACTTTAGTCCAGGGACCTCGGATACCGAGAAGTGA
- the LOC136346878 gene encoding uncharacterized protein isoform X3, with protein MVCKEEVLTWFKDLDSFKRIDILCELINMCLPFELRFLGSYVEETGKHSCQELRQQALSANDVDKLEKDPSLKNQTLYDENIRHRMLLNVSLLKSRNYNVANWYSKKFLRTDYVEELIGREKDDVVQTELLLLFTMASRHPAFSFEHKQFYNRIVTQLYELRERSSRFCTHRYPPGFEYPNVCRNMKAHDSIPFTMGVPIMHPPGLPPHYMGHFRAAWPGMNCGAPPEIPPFSHQAPLQPTLPPTSPLVSSPNQSRSGSPRSVSRPPTFSMVTSTPSTVTMPPVNAPGVVPPGHPAAISTPLIMTCPGTTGMSTLVPIDALAPPASLGQSNQHSPILNQLKCVSEPENDELNSTLKGESPQKGLPPKINPWMNSSLVNPEGKQINGLRIAHMFPPPVNVRTSMADQMQPITDEGSHYHSSSSSSPLQTPPETPSNLAPTPPNRVHLEKNRVNGLPNFLPPFGDTTSPPPPAFTFPAFTPMGHRYFNNPGYRPPVTTVFGQFAPNQAPFQGAQPSGPDSAAPSYHTVFTTPAYVSVLYSSYPPNPQHPPAAPVPPRNHPLGCYNCGASNHLGQECPQQNIDDITQKNTYR; from the exons ATGGTGTGTAAGGAAGAAGTATTGACATGGTTTAAGGACTTGGATAGTTTTAAAAGAATAGATATATTATGTGAACTGATAAATATGTGTCTACCGTTCGAATTGCGCTTCCTGGGCAGCTATGTAGAGGAAACAGGCAAGCACAGTTGTCAAGAATTAAGGCAGCAGGCATTGTCCGCCAACGATGTGGACAAACTGGAAAAAGATCCCAGTTTAAAAAACCAAACTTTATATGATGAAAATATTCGGCATCGGATGCTTTTAAACGTGTCTCTGTTAAAATCTAGGAACTATAATGTAGCCAATTGGtattcaaaaaagttcttaaggACAGACTATGTCGAAGAGTTGATTGGTAGGGAGAAGGACGATGTGGTACAAACCGAACTTTTATTGTTATTCACGATGGCCTCGCGACATCCGGCGTTTAGTTTCGAACATAAGCAGTTTTACAACCGGATAGTCACCCAGCTCTATGAGTTACGGGAGAGATCTAGTAGGTTTTGTACTCATAGGTATCCCCCAGGGTTTGAATACCCAAATGTTTGCAGGAATATGAAG GCTCATGACAGCATCCCATTTACAATGGGAGTACCGATCATGCATCCGCCTGGACTTCCTCCACACTACATGGGTCATTTTAGGGCGGCCTGGCCCGGAATGAATTGTGGAGCACCCCCGGAG ATACCGCCTTTTTCTCACCAAGCACCACTTCAGCCAACGCTTCCCCCAACGTCACCTCTAGTCAGTTCGCCGAATCAATCACGCAGTGGCTCACCACGTTCCGTTTCGAGACCGCCGACGTTTTCAATGGTAACGTCGACACCATCAACG GTGACGATGCCTCCAGTAAATGCTCCGGGCGTAGTCCCTCCCGGGCATCCTGCAGCAATAAGCACACCTCTTATTATGACATGTCCCGGAACAACGGGTATGTCAACTCTAGTTCCTATAGATGCTTTAGCTCCACCTGCTTCTTTGGGTCAATCCAATCAACATTCTCCAATACTTAATCAACTCAAATGTGTTTCGGAACCGGAGAATGACGAA ctGAACTCCACTTTAAAAGGGGAATCCCCGCAAAAGGGGCTCCCACCAAAGATCAACCCTTGGATGAACTCCTCCTTGGTCAATCCTGAAGGAAAGCAGATTAACGGGTTGCGGATAGCACACATGTTTCCTCCTCCCGTTAATGTGCGAACTTCAATGGCGGATCAGATGCAGCCAATAACGGACGAGGGTTCGCACTATCATTCGTCCAGTAGCAG CAGTCCGTTACAAACCCCGCCCGAAACACCTTCCAATTTGGCTCCAACGCCTCCCAATCGCGTTCATTTAGAGAAGAACAGGGTGAATGGTTTACCAAACTTCTTACCTCCATTTGGAGACACGACGTCACCGCCTCCACCCGCGTTTACCTTCCCGGCTTTCACACCAATGGGCCATAG ATATTTCAACAATCCCGGGTATCGGCCGCCAGTTACCACGGTCTTCGGACAGTTCGCCCCGAACCAAGCGCCCTTTCAGGGGGCGCAACCCTCGGGCCCCGATTCCGCCGCTCCTTCCTATCACACCGTCTTTACCACTCCCGCTTATGTCTCCGTACTGTATTCCAGTTACCCTCCCAATCCTCAACATCCCCCGGCGGCCCCTGTACCTCCCAGAAACCATCCCCTGGGGTGCTACAATTGTGGCGCATCGAACCACTTGGGACAGGAATGTCCGCAGCAGAACATCGATGATATTACGCAGAAAAATACATATAGGTAA
- the Rpn3 gene encoding probable 26S proteasome non-ATPase regulatory subunit 3: MVLVENDVEMKNADSPPGPEAGDSKRDADLQNLQEIREHARQIEKAVSNKENRFILRVLRCLPNTRRKVNGVVLRSLINQIYPASDREPLLIFVEEATSEIDGAQSRTRSATKSPVPEVDAYIHLLIVVRLIDTNKLEEAVRCSQALMIKITSQNRRTIDLIAAKCYFYHSRVAELTDKLDKIRSFLHARLRTATLRNDFEGQAVLINCLLRNYLHYSLYDQADKLVSKCVFPETASNNEWARFLYYLGRIKAARLEYSVAYKHLVQAMRKAPQNTAVGFRQTVQKLLVVVELLLGDIPERQIFRQASMRHSLGPYFQLTQAVRMGNLHRFSEVLENFGPQFRLDHTYTLILRLRHNVIKTAIRSIGLSYSRISPQDIAKKLGLDSAEDAEFIVAKAIRDGVIEATLDPEGGYMRSKESTDIYCTKEPQMAFHQRISFCLDLHNQSVKAMRYPPKAYGKELESAEERREREAQDLELAKEMAEEDDDGFP, encoded by the exons ATGGTTTTAGTTGAAAACGACGTCGAAATGAAGAACGCCGATAGTCCTCCAGGTCCTGAAGCTGGGGATAGTAAGAGGGATGCAgatttgcaaaatttgcaaGAGATCAGAGAACATGCCAGGCAAATTGAAAAAGCAGTTTCCAACAAAGAAAATCGGTTTATTCTACGAGTTTTAAG ATGTTTACCAAACACTCGAAGAAAAGTGAATGGAGTAGTTCTACGCAGCCTCATAAACCAAATATACCCGGCCTCTGACAGAGAACCTCTCCTGATATTTGTGGAAGAAGCGACCAGTGAAATAGATGGTGCACAAAGCCGAACGCGTTCAGCTACAAAAAGTCCAGTGCCCGAAGTTGATGCCTACATCCATTTACTTATTGTTGTAAGATTGATTGACACCAACAAACTTGAAGAGGCAGTGCGATGCTCACAAGCACTGATGATTAAAATTACCAGTCAAAATCGCAGGACGATTGACTTGATTGCAGCAAAATGTTACTTTTATCATTCAAGAGTGGCTGAATTAACCGATAA ACTAGATAAAATTCGCTCCTTTCTCCATGCCCGTCTTCGTACAGCTACCCTTCGTAATGATTTTGAAGGACAAGCAGTCTTAATCAACTGCCTTTTAAGGAATTACCTTCATTATTCCTTGTATGATCAAGCAGATAAGTTGGTATCCAAGTGCGTGTTTCCAGAGACGGCGAGCAACAATGAATGGGCTAGATTTCTGTACTATCTGGGTCGAATCAAGGCTGCCCGATTGGAATATAGTGTTGCCTATAAACACTTAGTACAAGCTATGAGGAAAGCACCGCAAAATACTGCTGTGGGATTCAGACAAACTGTTCAGAAGCTGTTGGTGGTGGTAGAACTGTTGTTAGGGGACATTCCTGAGAGACAGATATTTAG ACAAGCTTCAATGCGTCACTCTCTGGGCCCCTACTTCCAACTAACTCAGGCCGTCCGTATGGGAAATCTTCACAGATTCAGTGAAGTCCTGGAGAATTTTGGACCCCAATTCAGACTGGATCACACCTACACTCTAATTCTGCGTTTGCGACATAACGTAATTAAAACCGCGATTAGGAGTATCGGGCTATCTTATTCGAGAATTTCTCCACAAGATATTGCTAAGAAATTAGGACTGGATTCTGCCGAAGACGCCGAGTTTATTGTCGCCAAAGCAATCAGGGATGGAGTCATTGAGGCCACACTAGATCCTGAAGgag GATACATGAGAAGCAAGGAAAGTACTGATATTTACTGCACCAAGGAACCTCAAATGGCATTCCATCAGAGAATATCATTTTGTCTGGACTTGCATAATCAGAGTGTGAAAGCTATGCG ATATCCCCCAAAAGCATACGGAAAAGAACTAGAAAGCGCCGAAGAACGGAGAGAAAGAGAAGCTCAGGATCTCGAATTAGCTAAAGAAATGGCTGAGGAAGACGATGATGGTTTCCCGTAG